Proteins encoded together in one Triticum dicoccoides isolate Atlit2015 ecotype Zavitan chromosome 7B, WEW_v2.0, whole genome shotgun sequence window:
- the LOC119335366 gene encoding translation initiation factor IF-2-like translates to MERQPRPQLAVAEEAIALYDTYWFRRLVLNAYSPPAPPPPAPEREQPEQAPAEESKSQLQRAPSGLQRHRRTRSDEAKAAAFHGQLEPLKIPTSHRARLETILSGKDGLAAPEPLPERRRPEARRPGGRRRRSRRGRSLSELEFEEVKGLQDLGFTFSETEVDAELASIVPGLRRLRAEEEARRAKAAEAAACAEEEACRSRAAAEASDAAPRRPYLSEAWEDEEAEVRRMLSNFRIPAAADGADLKENLRLWAHTVASAVR, encoded by the coding sequence aTGGAGCGGCAGCCTCGGCCGCAGCTGGCCGTGGCGGAGGAGGCCATCGCGCTCTACGACACCTACTGGTTCCGCCGCCTCGTGCTCAACGCCTACTCCCCTCCCGCGCCTCCCCCGCCGGCGCCTGAGCGCGAGCAGCCGGAGCAGGCGCCGGCGGAGGAGAGCAAGAGCCAGCTGCAGCGGGCTCCGTCCGGGCTGCAGCGGCACCGCCGGACGCGGAGCGACGAGGCCAAGGCCGCCGCGTTCCACGGCCAGCTGGAGCCGCTCAAGATCCCCACCAGCCACCGCGCGAGGCTCGAGACCATCCTGTCCGGAAAGGACGGCCTGGCCGCGCCGGAGCCGCTACCGGAGCGCCGGAGGCCGGAGGCGCGGCGGCCCggcgggaggaggcggaggagccgCCGCGGGCGGAGCCTGTCGGAGCTGGAGTTCGAGGAGGTGAAGGGCCTGCAGGACCTCGGCTTCACCTTCTCCGAGACCGAGGTCGACGCCGAGCTCGCGTCCATCGTGCCGGGGCTCAGGCGGCTGCGCGCGGAGGAAGAAGCCAGAAGAGccaaggcggcggaggcggcagcctGCGCCGAGGAGGAAGCCTGTAGGAGCAGGGCCGCTGCGGAGGCCTCCGACGCGGCGCCGAGGAGGCCGTACTTGTCCGAGGCGTGGGAGGACGAGGAGGCGGAGGTGAGGCGGATGCTGAGCAACTTCAGGATCCCGGCCGCCGCCGACGGCGCTGACCTCAAGGAGAACCTCCGGCTCTGGGCGCACACCGTGGCCTCCGCCGTCCGGTGA